The following proteins are co-located in the Sporosarcina pasteurii genome:
- a CDS encoding T7SS effector LXG polymorphic toxin: protein MPRLVNEELNDIVDKLSKYGEDVSTKLYEQYKNAVILSKTNHFRGKAGDAFKQYMNVSHINLSQKIINIAAELLEEAKKVQTEFLKYEQSGRGIVGSTTMEGVKNRINGKSGQFLAIDGNANQLLQQASQFIVTTKLSGDDVFHSFDEVVKNLNRRREELSEIDASVSSNLSNLITRVSHLQTQIFELSENFRDKNGIHYSQLNKIPEQPWYSTENNGAFASKAEADPFIHHAGAVRGDEGQWVFGTSDTNYATGTGYLAGASGQYTQDGEDVIAEGEAAMAKGSIEAQTFHELVRGQLSAEVLSAAGSIKRTSDGESAKGNVAYAKGDAKVMLGSENFHGYASAKGEVLTADGHTAFIVPLDPEAPIEVGAFGEASGATAKGQVGITLFGMEESGIQGESVKSPLGLDAEVSIGFQAGGGLLFQSETIYSTDYFYIRANELDVKLKLLAGLDLAVQLPTIHLKRPW from the coding sequence ATGCCTAGACTAGTGAATGAGGAACTTAATGATATTGTTGATAAATTAAGCAAATATGGGGAAGATGTTTCAACAAAATTATATGAGCAATACAAGAACGCCGTTATTCTCTCAAAAACGAATCACTTTCGCGGGAAAGCTGGGGACGCATTTAAACAGTATATGAACGTTTCCCATATTAATTTATCCCAAAAGATTATTAATATTGCAGCTGAACTATTGGAAGAAGCGAAAAAAGTTCAAACCGAATTTTTGAAGTATGAACAAAGCGGTCGCGGGATCGTCGGTTCAACAACGATGGAAGGCGTTAAGAATCGCATTAATGGGAAAAGCGGACAGTTTTTAGCAATCGACGGGAATGCCAACCAATTGCTTCAGCAGGCATCTCAATTTATTGTAACGACAAAATTGTCAGGGGATGATGTTTTTCATTCCTTTGATGAAGTTGTGAAAAACTTAAATAGAAGACGTGAAGAACTTTCCGAAATCGATGCTAGTGTCTCCAGTAATTTAAGTAATTTAATCACACGTGTGTCACATTTACAAACGCAGATTTTTGAGCTGTCCGAAAATTTTCGTGATAAAAATGGTATTCATTATAGCCAACTGAATAAAATTCCTGAGCAGCCTTGGTATTCGACTGAAAATAATGGGGCTTTTGCGTCCAAGGCGGAAGCCGATCCGTTTATACATCATGCAGGTGCTGTGAGAGGTGATGAAGGGCAATGGGTTTTTGGTACGAGTGATACAAATTATGCGACAGGAACCGGCTATTTAGCAGGCGCATCCGGGCAATATACCCAAGACGGAGAAGATGTGATAGCTGAAGGAGAAGCAGCTATGGCCAAAGGATCCATTGAAGCTCAAACATTTCATGAGTTAGTTAGGGGCCAATTAAGTGCAGAAGTTTTATCGGCAGCTGGAAGCATAAAGCGCACTTCAGATGGGGAGTCAGCTAAAGGAAATGTTGCTTACGCTAAAGGAGATGCGAAAGTCATGCTCGGTAGTGAGAATTTCCATGGCTATGCATCTGCTAAAGGGGAAGTATTAACAGCGGATGGGCATACTGCCTTTATAGTACCATTAGATCCGGAGGCCCCAATTGAAGTAGGGGCATTTGGGGAGGCAAGTGGAGCAACTGCAAAAGGACAGGTGGGCATAACTCTATTTGGGATGGAGGAATCTGGGATACAAGGTGAAAGTGTAAAATCTCCTTTAGGACTTGATGCAGAAGTGAGTATTGGATTTCAAGCTGGTGGAGGACTATTGTTTCAAAGTGAAACGATTTATTCAACGGACTATTTTTATATTCGAGCAAATGAGCTTGACGTCAAATTAAAGTTACTTGCTGGACTTGATTTAGCAGTACAACTTCCAACAATTCATTTGAAGCGGCCATGGTAG